CCGCGTTACCTTCCGCCCTGTACTGACCGGCCTCGCCTTTTTGGCTTGCGCGCTTGGGGCCTGCACGGCCGTCCGAAATCAACCCGCCCTCGACCTGGAGCGCGTCGCCTGGCAGCACGGGGCCGCCGACTGTGCTGGTCAGACCGACCCCGCCATTCAGGTGGTGCGCTACGATGCGCAGACCTGGATTTTGCGGCAAAACAAATGCCTGAACTACGAGGCGCCTTTTCTATTTCTGTTCGTGGGCGAGCAACGGGCCTTGCTGCTGGACACCGGGGCCACGGCTGATTCCGTGGCCTTCCCGCTCTACCGCACGGTGCGGCAACTGCTGCAAAGCGGGGAAACGGCGCACGGCCATCCCTTGGAGCTCGTCGTCGCGCACACCCACAACCACAGCGACCACCGGGCCGCCGATGCGCAGTTTCGCGGCCAGCCCCACGTGCGCCTTGTGGGCCTGGAAGCCGACCAGGTGCAGCAATTCTTCGGCCTGCCGGCCTGGCCCCTGCAATCCGCCGTGTTTGAGCTGGGCCACCGGGCGCTGGAAATCATTCCGATTCCGGGCCACCAGGCGGCCTCCATTGCCGTCTACGACCCCGCTACGCGCCTGCTCTTCACCGGGGACACGGTGTATCCGGGCCGGCTGTACGTGCAGGACTGGCCGGCCTTTCAGGCGAGCATCCAGCGCCTGGTAACCTTTGCCGCCCACCACAAGGTAACCTACGTGGTGGGCAACCACATTGAGATGAGCCGCACGCCCGGCCTCGACTACCCCACTGGCACCACCTTTCAGCCCGATGAGCACGCGCTGCCGTTGCACGTGGCCGAATTGCGAGCGCTCAACCGGGACTTGCAAGCCCTCGGCAAGCAGCCCGCCCGACGAGTGAAGGACGCCTTTATCATCGAGCCGAAGTAAAAGGCCGACCAATGCATCCCAACCCGGGGTAGCCGCATCCTGGCCTTCTTTGTAACAGCAAGGGGATAAAGTTACTGTGAGCAGTTCCGAAGCAGGGCCGGAAAGCTATGGCTTGCTGGGCCGCCCCTAGCGGTGTGTCAAGCCTGATAAGTCAACCTTATCAGGCCTTATCCACTAGACTTTCCCGAAGTAGCATTAGTCGCCCGCGGTTTCCCCGGCCAAGTGG
The Hymenobacter siberiensis DNA segment above includes these coding regions:
- a CDS encoding MBL fold metallo-hydrolase; the protein is MPTPRVTFRPVLTGLAFLACALGACTAVRNQPALDLERVAWQHGAADCAGQTDPAIQVVRYDAQTWILRQNKCLNYEAPFLFLFVGEQRALLLDTGATADSVAFPLYRTVRQLLQSGETAHGHPLELVVAHTHNHSDHRAADAQFRGQPHVRLVGLEADQVQQFFGLPAWPLQSAVFELGHRALEIIPIPGHQAASIAVYDPATRLLFTGDTVYPGRLYVQDWPAFQASIQRLVTFAAHHKVTYVVGNHIEMSRTPGLDYPTGTTFQPDEHALPLHVAELRALNRDLQALGKQPARRVKDAFIIEPK